The DNA segment CTGGTTTACGGTCGTTACCAATGATGTATGGCTTGATCGCTTCTAGGCGTTCGATGAACGGCGTCATATCAACGATTAAGTCTTTCTCGATTGGGAAGTTCGCTAGTGGTTCGATGGTGACGCCATTTGGGTAGTCACGCATGAAGCTCTTACAAGCCAGTTTTGGCACGTTATCAACCATGATGCCGCACGAGCCACAAATCGCCATACGACAAGACCAACGGTAAGACAGATCTTTATCTAGGTGATCTTTGATGTAACCAATCGCATCTAAGATCGATGTGGTGTCATCACATGGTACATCGAACGCTTGTAGATAAGGTTCTTGGTCAGTTTCTGGGTTGTAACGCAGAATATTGACTTTTTGGATACGAGTTGCAGTCGCAGACATTATTTATTCTCCTGCTCAGCCGCTTCTTTTGCTGCAGCTTCTTCAGCCGCGGCACCGTATAGACGCGCTTTAGGTTGAGATTTAGTGATTTTTACTGGGCTGTAGTCGATAACCGGCGCCGCATCTTCTTGGTAGAACGATAGTGTGTGCCTCAAGAAGTTTTCATCATCACGAGTCGTACAACCTTCATCAAGACGTTGGTGCGCACCACGAGATTCTTTACGACGAATCGCCGATTGTACCATCGCTTCTGCTACATCTAGGCCGTAACCAACTTCGATAGCGTAAAGTAGGTCAGTGTTGAACACTTTACCTTTGTCTTTGATGCCGACTTTTTTGTAGCGCTCTTTAAGTTCAGTCAACTTATCGATGGTCTCTTGCATCAACTCTTCTTTACGGTAGATACCACAACCCGCTTCCATAGAGTGGCCCATTTCCGTACGGATATCAGACCAGCTTTCAGTACCATCGTTGTTCAGTAGTGCTTGAATGCGAGCTTCCACGTCTTTCATTTGACGTTGAATGTTGTCTTCATTCCAGCCTTTGAACTCTTTTGCACGTTCTGCAGCGTGTTCTCCGGCAACGCGGCCAAATACCACGAATTCAGCCAGTGAGTTTGAACCAAGACGGTTCGCACCGTGCAAGCCAACAGACGCACATTCACCCACTGCAAATAGACCTTTAATGCGAGTTTCACATTGGCCGTTAGTTTCAATACCACCCATGGTGTAGTGAACGGTTGGGCGAATTGGAATTGGCTCTTTTGCAGGGTCAACGTTGACGTAGGCTTTAGCAAGCTCACAGATAAACGGTAGACGCTCTTGTAGGTATTCTTCACCTAGATGGCGAAGGTCAAGGTGAACCACATCGCCCAATGGGTGTTTGATAGTGTTACCTTTTTGTTGTTCATGCCAGAACGCTTGAGACACTTTGTCACGAGGTCCAAGTTCCATGTATTTATTCTTAGGTTGGCCAACTGGTGTTTCAGGGCCCATACCGTAATCTTGTAGGTAACGGTAGCCATTCTTGTTGACGATGATACCACCTTCACCACGACAACCTTCGGTCATCAAGATGCCTGTACCTGGTAGGCCAGTTGGGTGGTATTGAACAAATTCCATATCACGTAGAGGCACTCCATGACGGTAAGCCATTGCCATACCATCACCGGTTACGATGCCGCCGTTAGTGTTGGTGTGATAAACGCGACCGGCACCACCGGTTGC comes from the Vibrio gangliei genome and includes:
- a CDS encoding succinate dehydrogenase/fumarate reductase iron-sulfur subunit is translated as MSATATRIQKVNILRYNPETDQEPYLQAFDVPCDDTTSILDAIGYIKDHLDKDLSYRWSCRMAICGSCGIMVDNVPKLACKSFMRDYPNGVTIEPLANFPIEKDLIVDMTPFIERLEAIKPYIIGNDRKPEDGTNKQTPEQMAKYKQFAGCINCGLCYAACPQFGLNPEFIGPAALTLAHRYNLDNRDNGKAERMKLINSDNGAWGCTFVGYCSKVCPKHVDPAAAVNQGKVESSMDFVISMFKSEEI
- the frdA gene encoding fumarate reductase (quinol) flavoprotein subunit, with the protein product MKVITTDIAVIGAGGAGLRTAIAAAEANPELEVALISKVYPMRSHTVAAEGGSAAVIKEEDSLDNHFNDTVGGGDWLCEQDIVEYFVANSTREMIQMEQWGCPWSRKENGDVNVRRFGGMKIERTWFAADKTGFHMLHTLFQTSIKYSNIKRFDEYFVVDLLVDGEGDSKEAQGIVAIHMSEGELVAIKAKSVVLATGGAGRVYHTNTNGGIVTGDGMAMAYRHGVPLRDMEFVQYHPTGLPGTGILMTEGCRGEGGIIVNKNGYRYLQDYGMGPETPVGQPKNKYMELGPRDKVSQAFWHEQQKGNTIKHPLGDVVHLDLRHLGEEYLQERLPFICELAKAYVNVDPAKEPIPIRPTVHYTMGGIETNGQCETRIKGLFAVGECASVGLHGANRLGSNSLAEFVVFGRVAGEHAAERAKEFKGWNEDNIQRQMKDVEARIQALLNNDGTESWSDIRTEMGHSMEAGCGIYRKEELMQETIDKLTELKERYKKVGIKDKGKVFNTDLLYAIEVGYGLDVAEAMVQSAIRRKESRGAHQRLDEGCTTRDDENFLRHTLSFYQEDAAPVIDYSPVKITKSQPKARLYGAAAEEAAAKEAAEQENK